The following proteins are co-located in the Streptomyces bottropensis ATCC 25435 genome:
- a CDS encoding MarR family winged helix-turn-helix transcriptional regulator: protein MVGTKAPPSLLYMVKQVELVVRSHLDELVRPAGITALQYTSLTVLERHDGLSAAQLARDSFVTAQSIADLVRSLENRGLVRRERNPRNRRELLILLTDEGRELLARFAEPMRDLEERMLSGLTPHQADQFRQALSRAWHALS, encoded by the coding sequence ATGGTCGGCACCAAGGCACCACCCTCCCTCCTCTACATGGTCAAGCAGGTCGAGCTGGTTGTCCGCTCGCACCTGGACGAGCTGGTCAGGCCGGCCGGGATCACGGCCCTGCAGTACACGTCCCTGACCGTGCTGGAGCGGCACGACGGGCTCTCGGCCGCCCAGCTGGCCCGCGACTCCTTCGTCACGGCCCAATCCATCGCCGACCTCGTGCGGAGTCTGGAGAACCGGGGACTCGTGCGCCGGGAGCGCAATCCGCGCAACCGGCGCGAGCTGCTGATCCTGCTGACCGACGAGGGGCGCGAGCTGCTCGCGCGCTTCGCCGAACCCATGCGTGACCTGGAGGAACGCATGCTCAGCGGCCTCACCCCACACCAGGCCGACCAGTTCCGGCAGGCACTGTCCAGGGCCTGGCACGCCCTGTCGTAG
- a CDS encoding HAD family hydrolase has product MSRAAVFDVDGTLVDTNHLHVVAWWEAFRQAGHQVSMHDVHRAVGLPSGDLITHLLGEERDPQEKDALSAAHKALYGTYFERLPALPDAGRLLRRLDGAGWSVVLATSAGGTELAALQRAIGADDAITATTNADDVAEGKPAPDPVERALELAGARAERSVFVGDTVWDMRAGARAGVRCVAVLSGGIPRIELEAAGAEAVFRNPAHLLAALEESPLGREE; this is encoded by the coding sequence ATGAGCAGGGCTGCTGTTTTCGATGTCGACGGGACTCTTGTCGACACCAATCATCTGCATGTCGTCGCCTGGTGGGAGGCGTTTCGGCAGGCTGGGCACCAGGTGTCCATGCACGACGTGCACCGGGCGGTGGGGCTGCCGTCCGGGGATCTGATCACGCATCTGCTGGGTGAGGAGCGCGATCCGCAGGAGAAGGACGCGCTGAGCGCCGCGCACAAGGCGTTGTACGGGACGTACTTCGAGCGCCTGCCCGCGCTGCCGGACGCGGGGCGGCTGCTGCGGCGGCTCGACGGGGCGGGCTGGAGCGTGGTGCTGGCTACCTCGGCGGGCGGGACGGAGCTGGCGGCGCTGCAGCGGGCGATCGGGGCCGACGACGCCATCACCGCGACCACGAACGCCGATGACGTGGCCGAGGGGAAGCCCGCGCCGGATCCGGTCGAGCGGGCCCTGGAGCTGGCGGGCGCGCGGGCCGAGCGGTCGGTGTTCGTCGGGGACACCGTCTGGGACATGCGGGCGGGCGCCCGGGCGGGAGTGCGCTGTGTGGCGGTGCTCAGCGGCGGCATCCCGAGGATCGAACTGGAGGCGGCCGGCGCGGAGGCGGTGTTCCGCAATCCCGCCCATCTGCTGGCCGCGCTGGAGGAGAGTCCGCTCGGGCGGGAGGAATGA
- a CDS encoding NAD(P)-dependent alcohol dehydrogenase — protein sequence MSTTTRAAVVESGGAPFTLSEVVLDQPAQGEVLVRMVAAGLCHTDLGVASGGLPFPLPGVLGHEGAGVVEAVGPGVTSVVPGDHVVLSFTSCGTCPNCRDGHPAYCATWLPLNLLGGRRADGSSTISRDGQDLGGHFFGQSSFAERALVDERGLVKVDPDVPLDSIAPLGCGVQTGVGAVWNVLEPRAGSTLVVLGAGAVGLSAVMAAALTPATTVIAVDKVGERLDLAKELGATHTVNASEAADITEAVMEITGGRGADGVVETTGSVFVLRKGVDALAARGTLVIVGAPPFGTEVSLDVNGMLGGKRVVGLTLGDNEIQTAIPVLVQLVKEGKLPLDRLISRYKFEDIGQAVADMSGGRSIKPVLTF from the coding sequence ATGTCCACCACCACACGCGCCGCCGTGGTCGAGTCCGGGGGCGCGCCCTTCACCCTCTCCGAGGTCGTCCTCGACCAGCCGGCGCAGGGCGAGGTCCTGGTCCGCATGGTCGCCGCCGGGTTGTGCCACACCGACCTGGGGGTCGCGAGCGGCGGGCTGCCCTTCCCGCTGCCCGGCGTGCTGGGCCACGAGGGCGCCGGTGTCGTCGAGGCCGTCGGCCCGGGCGTCACCTCCGTCGTGCCCGGCGACCACGTCGTGCTGTCCTTCACCTCCTGCGGCACCTGCCCGAACTGCCGGGACGGGCACCCGGCGTACTGCGCCACCTGGCTGCCGCTGAACCTGCTCGGCGGACGCCGGGCCGACGGCAGCAGCACCATCAGCCGCGACGGCCAGGACCTCGGCGGGCACTTCTTCGGTCAGTCCTCCTTCGCCGAGCGCGCCCTGGTCGACGAGCGCGGTCTGGTCAAGGTCGACCCGGACGTACCGCTGGACTCCATCGCCCCGCTCGGCTGCGGCGTCCAGACCGGTGTCGGCGCCGTCTGGAACGTGCTGGAGCCTCGCGCGGGCAGCACCCTCGTCGTCCTCGGCGCCGGAGCCGTCGGTCTGTCCGCCGTGATGGCGGCGGCCCTCACCCCCGCGACGACGGTCATCGCCGTCGACAAGGTCGGCGAGCGGCTGGACCTGGCCAAGGAACTGGGCGCCACCCACACGGTGAACGCGAGCGAGGCCGCCGACATCACCGAGGCGGTCATGGAGATCACCGGCGGCCGGGGCGCCGACGGCGTCGTCGAGACCACCGGCAGCGTCTTCGTGCTCCGCAAGGGCGTCGACGCCCTCGCCGCGCGGGGCACGCTCGTCATCGTGGGTGCCCCGCCGTTCGGCACCGAGGTCTCCCTCGACGTCAACGGCATGCTCGGCGGCAAGCGCGTCGTCGGCCTCACCCTCGGCGACAACGAGATCCAGACCGCCATCCCGGTCCTGGTCCAGCTGGTGAAGGAGGGCAAGCTCCCGCTCGACCGGCTGATCAGCCGCTACAAGTTCGAGGACATCGGCCAGGCGGTCGCCGACATGAGCGGCGGCAGGAGCATCAAGCCCGTGCTGACGTTCTGA
- a CDS encoding ribose-phosphate diphosphokinase: protein MRDIAVFTGSAHPELADEVCAHLGVPLSPSRVSRFANDCLEVQLQANCREKDVFLVQPLVAPVQEHLVELLLMCDAARGASAGRITVVMPHYSYARSDKKDAPRISLGGRLVADLMVAAGAGRVLAMTLHSPQVHGFFSVPVDHLHALRELAAHFRQYDLSRTTVVSPDLGNAKEAAAFARMIGAQVAAGAKQRFADDRVSINSVIGEVAGRDVIVLDDEIAKGSTVLELLERLRELGPRSIRVACTHGLFAAGALKRLSAQPDILEIVCTNTVPVPVEERTEKLRILSIAPALAEAVRRIHNGESVSALFDAPSRE from the coding sequence GTGCGTGACATCGCCGTCTTCACCGGCAGCGCCCACCCCGAGCTGGCGGACGAGGTGTGCGCGCACCTGGGGGTGCCGCTGAGCCCGTCCCGGGTGAGCCGTTTCGCCAACGACTGCCTGGAGGTGCAGCTCCAGGCCAACTGCCGGGAGAAGGACGTGTTCCTGGTGCAGCCGCTCGTCGCGCCCGTCCAGGAGCACCTGGTCGAGCTGCTGCTGATGTGCGACGCGGCACGCGGTGCCTCGGCCGGCCGGATCACCGTGGTCATGCCGCACTACTCGTACGCCCGCTCCGACAAGAAGGACGCGCCGCGGATCTCGCTCGGCGGCCGGCTGGTGGCCGACCTGATGGTGGCGGCGGGCGCCGGCCGCGTCCTCGCCATGACGCTGCACTCACCGCAGGTGCACGGCTTCTTCTCGGTGCCGGTCGACCATCTGCACGCGTTGCGCGAGCTGGCGGCGCACTTCCGGCAGTACGACCTGTCGCGTACGACGGTCGTCTCGCCGGACCTGGGCAACGCCAAGGAGGCGGCGGCGTTCGCACGGATGATCGGGGCGCAGGTCGCGGCGGGTGCCAAACAGCGGTTCGCGGACGACCGGGTGAGCATCAACTCGGTGATCGGCGAGGTCGCCGGGCGGGATGTGATCGTTCTCGACGACGAGATCGCCAAGGGCAGTACGGTTCTCGAACTACTGGAGCGGCTGCGGGAGTTGGGGCCGCGATCGATCCGGGTGGCGTGCACGCACGGGCTGTTCGCGGCGGGTGCCCTCAAGCGGCTGAGCGCGCAGCCCGACATCCTGGAGATCGTCTGCACCAACACCGTGCCCGTGCCGGTCGAGGAGCGTACCGAGAAGCTCCGGATCCTCTCCATCGCGCCGGCGCTCGCGGAGGCCGTACGCCGCATCCACAACGGCGAGTCGGTCAGTGCTCTGTTCGACGCGCCGTCGAGGGAGTAG
- a CDS encoding VanZ family protein produces the protein MAGTTARSGSTTSGRRPPASPHDRRPLPLPLRLLAMALAFLAMVAFGAVLAGLTLQPSPASETLTHSNLTPGSSLELYWHHPDPRDALKQVGGNILLGVPFGFLLPVLAPGARGLLRVPALTAVVMLLVELVQGALVTGRAFDIDDVILNTTGALLGYLLLGRRLGRAVHARAPREPKTAPAPRRAPARKAPARTTPARRTPRAAWAQRLRMNRRRGSASAASK, from the coding sequence ATGGCCGGCACCACGGCACGTTCCGGTTCCACGACGTCCGGCCGCCGCCCCCCGGCGTCCCCGCACGATCGACGGCCACTCCCGCTGCCGCTGCGGCTGCTGGCGATGGCACTGGCCTTCCTGGCCATGGTGGCGTTCGGCGCGGTCCTGGCCGGGCTCACCCTCCAGCCGTCCCCGGCGTCGGAGACGCTCACCCACAGCAACCTCACTCCGGGCAGCTCGCTGGAGCTCTACTGGCATCACCCCGACCCGCGCGACGCGCTGAAGCAGGTCGGCGGGAACATCCTGCTGGGCGTGCCGTTCGGCTTCCTGCTGCCGGTGCTGGCGCCCGGGGCGCGCGGCCTGCTGCGCGTGCCCGCGCTGACGGCGGTGGTGATGCTGCTGGTCGAGCTGGTGCAGGGCGCGCTCGTCACCGGTCGCGCGTTCGACATCGACGACGTCATCCTCAACACGACGGGTGCGCTGCTGGGCTATCTGCTGCTGGGCCGGCGGCTCGGCCGGGCCGTGCACGCCCGCGCCCCGCGCGAGCCGAAGACCGCGCCGGCCCCGCGCAGGGCCCCCGCCCGCAAGGCTCCCGCACGCACAACACCCGCGCGGAGGACACCGCGCGCCGCCTGGGCACAGCGCCTGCGGATGAACCGCCGCCGCGGGAGTGCTAGCGCGGCCTCCAAGTGA
- a CDS encoding anti-sigma factor antagonist (This anti-anti-sigma factor, or anti-sigma factor antagonist, belongs to a family that includes characterized members SpoIIAA, RsbV, RsfA, and RsfB.), translated as MSSDPTPPTTGYLRVRADRGRTVLELHGEIDIAAAVEIIPHLDAVTSGPGARIVIDLRHVEFFDCSGLRLLYRARQRVLDRDGELRLVCTHPLTLRVLKVTGLARLLPPAPSLEAALEQSEAATGTL; from the coding sequence GTGTCGAGCGACCCCACACCGCCCACGACCGGGTACCTGCGCGTCCGCGCGGACCGCGGCCGTACCGTGCTCGAACTCCACGGCGAGATCGACATCGCGGCGGCCGTGGAGATCATCCCGCACCTCGACGCGGTGACGAGCGGCCCCGGCGCCCGGATCGTGATCGACCTGCGGCATGTCGAGTTCTTCGACTGCTCGGGTCTGCGGCTGCTCTACCGGGCCCGGCAGCGGGTGCTCGACCGCGACGGCGAACTGCGGCTGGTCTGCACCCACCCGCTCACCCTGCGCGTCCTCAAGGTCACCGGACTGGCCCGGCTGCTGCCGCCCGCCCCCTCGCTGGAGGCGGCTTTGGAACAGTCCGAGGCCGCGACCGGCACGTTATGA
- a CDS encoding TetR/AcrR family transcriptional regulator, producing MTPEEPRATEDPRAARTRARLRQALLDECATHPLHEVSVAALVRRAGVGRATFYVHYPDLEALAVDACADVVREAVEALHAWRGRPDPVRAPAALPEFFAGLAPHAALYRALLAPGGGGPLGRVLHRDLRAYSLRERELVGAADAPLVASAVAATFAGVLADWLHGLLDGTPQEIADQAWQLLIALHRSR from the coding sequence ATGACCCCGGAGGAACCCCGGGCCACGGAGGACCCCCGGGCCGCCCGCACCCGGGCCAGGCTGCGTCAGGCCCTCCTCGACGAGTGCGCCACCCACCCCCTGCACGAGGTCAGCGTGGCCGCGCTGGTCCGCCGGGCGGGGGTGGGCCGGGCCACGTTCTACGTGCACTACCCGGACCTGGAGGCGCTGGCCGTCGACGCCTGCGCCGATGTCGTACGGGAGGCCGTGGAGGCGCTGCACGCCTGGCGGGGGCGCCCCGACCCGGTGCGGGCTCCGGCGGCGCTGCCGGAGTTCTTCGCCGGACTCGCCCCGCACGCGGCCCTGTACCGGGCCCTGCTGGCACCCGGCGGCGGCGGGCCGCTCGGCCGGGTCCTGCACCGCGACCTGCGCGCCTACAGCCTGCGCGAACGCGAGCTGGTGGGGGCCGCGGACGCCCCGCTGGTGGCCTCCGCCGTGGCCGCCACCTTCGCCGGAGTCCTCGCCGACTGGCTGCACGGCCTCCTCGACGGCACCCCCCAGGAGATCGCCGACCAGGCGTGGCAGCTGCTGATCGCCCTGCACCGCAGCCGGTGA
- a CDS encoding DUF4230 domain-containing protein → MTTSIKRTRLPGWAKLLIGVVILIVVLLAALRMLVFGGLKDVFGTEEHDRSGPTLLKSIQDMSRYDAASGNFQVVVDLEKDAKYLPDAIRGTRTLYVGAGTVDAYVDLGKVGDDDVKVDEDRTSATINLPHARLGKPALDTEHSYAVSKQRGLLDRLGDIFSDNPNGEQAVQRLAVKHIGDAAKDSKLTDRAEANTTDMLEGLLTSLGFKEVKVTYGS, encoded by the coding sequence ATGACGACGTCCATCAAGCGCACGCGGCTGCCCGGCTGGGCCAAGCTGCTCATCGGCGTGGTCATCCTCATCGTGGTGCTGCTGGCCGCGCTGCGGATGCTGGTCTTCGGGGGACTGAAGGACGTGTTCGGCACCGAGGAGCACGACCGCTCGGGGCCCACACTCCTGAAGTCCATCCAGGACATGAGCCGTTACGACGCCGCCTCGGGCAACTTCCAGGTGGTCGTCGACCTGGAGAAGGACGCCAAGTACCTGCCGGACGCGATCCGCGGCACCCGCACGCTGTACGTCGGCGCGGGCACCGTCGACGCCTACGTCGACCTCGGCAAGGTCGGCGACGACGACGTGAAGGTCGACGAGGACCGCACGTCGGCCACCATCAACCTCCCGCACGCGCGACTGGGCAAGCCCGCCCTCGACACCGAGCACTCCTACGCGGTCTCCAAGCAGCGCGGGCTGCTCGACCGGCTCGGCGACATATTCTCCGACAACCCCAACGGCGAACAGGCCGTACAGCGCCTGGCCGTCAAGCACATCGGCGACGCCGCGAAGGACAGCAAGCTCACGGACCGCGCCGAGGCCAACACCACCGACATGCTCGAAGGACTCCTGACGTCCCTCGGCTTCAAGGAGGTGAAGGTGACCTACGGGTCCTGA
- a CDS encoding phosphotransferase family protein: MDDEERARLVLAAAGLAPGALAERLPLGGGTYNTVEELRLTDGTRLILKIPPPSTTPGLTYESELLGAEAEFCRAAETVGVPAPRVVAAALDASAPTGRHLLLTHCPGGGWEDLEPAEEGPVRRELGGMVARLHRVTGPGFGYPSGAFGPLTADWRTAFAALYDGILADARRYGAWLPLPVDEVARTARAAHDALDDVTVPRLVHFDLWPGNILVERGGTPRVGGLIDGERMFWGDPVADFVSLALLGDIRQDSDFLTGYQEAGGEIAFTPSVRRRYALYRSYLYLIMLVEAVPRALDDGHLAWRREAVAPQLTGALEELRALS, encoded by the coding sequence GTGGACGACGAGGAGCGGGCGCGGCTCGTCCTGGCGGCGGCGGGGCTGGCGCCAGGTGCTCTCGCCGAGCGGCTGCCGCTCGGCGGCGGCACGTACAACACGGTCGAGGAGCTGCGCCTCACCGACGGCACCCGGCTGATCCTCAAGATCCCCCCGCCGTCCACCACCCCCGGCCTGACCTACGAGAGTGAACTCCTCGGCGCCGAGGCCGAGTTCTGCCGGGCCGCCGAGACCGTCGGCGTCCCCGCCCCTCGGGTCGTCGCGGCCGCCCTCGACGCATCCGCCCCCACCGGCCGTCACCTCCTGCTCACCCACTGCCCGGGCGGCGGCTGGGAGGACTTGGAACCCGCCGAAGAGGGGCCGGTGCGGCGGGAGTTGGGCGGCATGGTCGCCCGCCTCCACCGGGTGACCGGCCCCGGTTTCGGCTACCCGTCCGGCGCGTTCGGACCCCTCACCGCCGACTGGCGCACCGCCTTCGCGGCCCTCTATGACGGCATCCTCGCCGACGCCCGCCGCTACGGGGCCTGGCTGCCCCTCCCCGTGGACGAGGTGGCCCGCACGGCGCGGGCCGCCCACGACGCCCTCGACGACGTGACCGTGCCGCGACTGGTCCACTTCGACCTGTGGCCGGGCAACATCCTGGTCGAGCGCGGGGGAACGCCGCGCGTCGGCGGTCTGATCGACGGCGAGCGCATGTTCTGGGGCGACCCGGTCGCGGACTTCGTCTCGCTCGCGCTGCTCGGCGACATCCGCCAGGACTCCGACTTCCTGACGGGCTATCAGGAGGCGGGCGGCGAGATCGCGTTCACGCCGTCGGTCCGCCGCCGCTACGCCCTGTACCGCAGCTACCTGTACCTGATCATGCTGGTCGAGGCGGTGCCGCGCGCTCTGGACGACGGGCACCTCGCATGGCGACGGGAGGCGGTGGCGCCCCAGCTGACGGGGGCCCTGGAGGAGCTGCGCGCCCTTTCCTGA
- a CDS encoding PHP domain-containing protein, with translation MDPVEALDRIAFLLERDRAPTYRVRAFRTASAVLGALSADELAERAAADSLESLKGVGPKTAQVAREALAGKVPTYLRKLEQGAEAPLTEGGAGAELRELMRGDCHVHSDWSDGGSPIEEMGRTAARLGHEWTVLTDHSPRLTVARGLSPERLREQLDVVAALNETWAPFRLLTGIECDILDDGSLDQEPELLGRLDVVVVSVHSKLRMDARAMTRRMVAAVRDPHSDVLGHCTGRLVTGRGRPESEFDAEAVFAACAETGTAVEINSRPERLDPPRRLLRTAVEAGTLFSVDTDAHAPGQLTWQVHGCARAEECGVPAERVVTTWGVEEVLGWARDREIPGRVGAAGA, from the coding sequence ATGGATCCCGTCGAGGCCCTGGACCGGATCGCTTTCCTGCTGGAGCGGGACCGGGCCCCCACCTATCGCGTACGCGCGTTCCGTACGGCCTCGGCCGTGCTCGGGGCGCTGTCGGCCGACGAGCTGGCCGAGCGGGCGGCGGCGGACTCGCTGGAGTCGCTGAAGGGGGTCGGGCCCAAGACAGCGCAGGTGGCGCGCGAGGCGCTGGCCGGGAAGGTGCCCACCTACCTGCGGAAGCTGGAACAGGGGGCCGAGGCCCCGCTCACGGAGGGTGGCGCGGGCGCGGAGCTGAGAGAGCTGATGCGGGGAGACTGCCATGTGCACTCGGACTGGTCGGACGGCGGCAGCCCGATCGAGGAGATGGGCCGGACCGCCGCGCGCCTCGGCCACGAGTGGACGGTGCTCACGGACCACTCCCCCCGGCTGACCGTCGCCCGGGGCCTGTCCCCGGAGCGGCTGCGGGAGCAGCTCGACGTGGTGGCCGCGCTGAACGAGACCTGGGCGCCGTTCCGGCTGCTCACCGGTATCGAGTGCGACATCCTCGACGACGGTTCGCTGGACCAGGAACCCGAGCTGCTGGGGCGGCTCGACGTGGTGGTGGTGTCCGTGCACTCCAAGCTGCGGATGGACGCGCGCGCGATGACCCGGCGGATGGTCGCGGCCGTCCGCGACCCGCACTCCGACGTCCTGGGGCACTGCACGGGGCGGCTGGTCACCGGGCGGGGGCGGCCCGAGTCGGAGTTCGACGCGGAGGCGGTGTTCGCGGCGTGCGCGGAGACGGGGACGGCGGTGGAGATCAACTCCCGGCCCGAGCGGCTGGATCCGCCCCGGCGCCTGCTGCGGACCGCCGTGGAGGCGGGGACGCTGTTCTCCGTCGACACGGACGCGCACGCGCCGGGGCAGTTGACGTGGCAGGTGCACGGATGTGCTCGGGCGGAGGAGTGCGGGGTACCCGCGGAGCGGGTGGTGACCACCTGGGGGGTGGAGGAGGTTCTGGGATGGGCCCGGGACCGGGAGATTCCCGGTCGGGTGGGGGCGGCGGGTGCCTGA
- a CDS encoding SDR family oxidoreductase, with product MNGESGGRIVVTGATGNVGTSLVRLLAEDERVEEVRGLARRVPEWTPPKTHWSAVDVGSEQADLVKEFEGADAVVHLAWAFQPTHDPASTWRTNVLGGMRVFEAVAAAEVPTLVHASSVGAYSPGPKDRAVDESWPTHGWPDAAYCREKAYLERALDSFEHEHPGVRVVRMRPAFLFKRESASEQRRIFGGRFLPGSLARPELLPFLPDIPGLKVQTLHTDDAARAYRLALHSDARGAFNLAAESPVDAELLSEVLGSRPVKLPRAAVRSAVAAAWNLRLLPASPHLFDAVLRLPLMDCSKARDELRWHPEHTAVEVLEEFLEGLRQGAGADTEPLRGRKVG from the coding sequence GTGAACGGAGAATCCGGCGGCAGGATCGTGGTCACTGGCGCCACCGGCAATGTGGGGACGAGTCTGGTGCGTCTGCTCGCGGAGGACGAGCGGGTCGAGGAGGTACGGGGGCTGGCCCGTCGGGTGCCCGAATGGACACCCCCGAAGACGCACTGGTCGGCCGTGGACGTGGGGTCCGAGCAGGCCGATCTGGTCAAGGAGTTCGAGGGGGCGGACGCGGTCGTCCATCTCGCCTGGGCGTTCCAGCCGACCCACGACCCGGCCTCGACCTGGCGGACCAATGTGCTGGGCGGTATGCGGGTCTTCGAGGCGGTGGCGGCGGCCGAGGTCCCCACCCTGGTGCACGCCTCGTCGGTGGGTGCCTACTCGCCGGGGCCGAAGGACCGCGCGGTCGACGAGTCGTGGCCCACGCACGGCTGGCCGGACGCCGCGTACTGCCGGGAGAAGGCGTATCTGGAGCGCGCCCTGGACTCCTTCGAGCACGAACATCCCGGGGTCCGGGTGGTGCGGATGAGGCCCGCGTTCCTCTTCAAGCGGGAGTCGGCGAGCGAGCAGCGCCGAATCTTCGGCGGGCGCTTCCTGCCGGGGTCGCTGGCCCGGCCGGAACTGCTGCCGTTCCTGCCCGACATTCCCGGGCTGAAGGTGCAGACGCTGCACACCGACGACGCCGCCCGGGCCTACCGGCTGGCGCTGCACAGCGACGCCCGCGGGGCCTTCAACCTCGCGGCGGAGTCCCCCGTGGACGCCGAACTGCTCAGCGAGGTGCTGGGGTCCCGTCCGGTGAAGCTGCCCCGGGCGGCGGTCCGCTCGGCGGTCGCGGCCGCGTGGAACCTGCGGCTGCTGCCCGCCTCACCGCATCTCTTCGACGCCGTGCTGCGGCTGCCGCTGATGGACTGCTCCAAGGCCCGCGACGAGCTGCGCTGGCATCCGGAGCATACGGCGGTGGAGGTGCTGGAGGAGTTCCTGGAGGGGCTGCGGCAGGGCGCCGGAGCGGACACCGAACCGCTGCGGGGGCGGAAGGTCGGCTGA
- a CDS encoding aldehyde dehydrogenase family protein, with product MTTTFESGPGRLFIGGQWLDATDGARADVIDPSTGQVVTTVAEAGAADVDAAVRAAREAFDSGTWSGLSGRERGRILHRVAESIRENADEIAALESRDVGKPITLAHAVDVTNAANDYEYYASLAWSLDGSARDVPNNRLAYTRRGPIGVVGAITPFNFPLILAGSKIAPALAAGNTVVHKPAEETPLSALYMAGLLQRAGVPDGVYNVVTGTGPVAGEALLRNPGVDKIAFTGSTATGRHAASVAGEGLKQVTMELGGNAAHLVFEDADIEKAIGAIIKGFVFNTGQFCMGGPRLLVARSVHDTVLGILAEAVPGVPLGDPRRPETVIGPMAGERHLKKVEEYVELARKEGGRIVCGGERLDLDGGYYYKPTVIADLANDSRVVQEEVFGPVLTVQPFDSEDEAVELANSTPYGLASGIQTTDLARAHRVADRLQAGIVWVNDWPMLDPAVPFGGVKASGFGREYGPEALESYTQVKSVVVSLD from the coding sequence ATGACGACCACCTTCGAGAGCGGGCCCGGGCGGCTGTTCATCGGTGGACAGTGGCTCGACGCGACCGACGGAGCACGTGCCGACGTGATCGACCCGTCGACGGGCCAGGTGGTCACGACGGTCGCGGAGGCGGGCGCCGCCGATGTGGACGCCGCCGTGCGCGCCGCGCGCGAGGCGTTCGACAGCGGTACGTGGTCCGGGCTGAGCGGCCGTGAGCGCGGCCGGATCCTGCACCGCGTGGCCGAGTCGATCCGGGAGAACGCCGACGAGATCGCGGCCCTGGAGAGCCGTGACGTGGGCAAGCCCATCACCCTGGCCCACGCCGTCGACGTGACGAACGCGGCCAACGACTACGAGTACTACGCCTCCCTGGCCTGGTCCCTGGACGGCTCCGCCCGCGACGTCCCGAACAACCGCCTCGCGTACACCAGGCGCGGCCCGATCGGTGTGGTCGGCGCGATCACCCCGTTCAACTTCCCGCTGATCCTCGCCGGCAGCAAGATCGCCCCCGCCCTGGCGGCCGGCAACACGGTCGTGCACAAGCCCGCCGAGGAGACCCCGCTCAGCGCCCTCTACATGGCGGGCCTGCTGCAGAGGGCCGGCGTCCCGGACGGTGTCTACAACGTGGTCACCGGCACGGGCCCGGTCGCGGGTGAGGCGCTGCTGCGCAACCCCGGCGTCGACAAGATCGCCTTCACCGGCTCCACCGCCACCGGCCGGCACGCGGCGAGCGTCGCCGGGGAGGGCCTGAAGCAGGTCACCATGGAACTGGGCGGCAACGCCGCACACCTCGTCTTCGAGGACGCCGACATCGAGAAGGCCATCGGCGCCATCATCAAGGGCTTCGTCTTCAACACCGGCCAGTTCTGCATGGGCGGCCCCCGCCTGCTGGTCGCCCGCTCGGTCCACGACACCGTCCTCGGCATCCTCGCCGAGGCCGTGCCCGGCGTGCCCCTCGGCGACCCCCGTCGGCCCGAGACGGTCATCGGCCCGATGGCGGGCGAGCGGCACCTGAAGAAGGTCGAGGAGTACGTCGAGCTGGCCCGCAAGGAGGGTGGCCGCATCGTCTGCGGCGGCGAGCGCCTCGACCTGGACGGCGGCTACTACTACAAGCCCACCGTCATCGCCGACCTCGCCAACGACTCCCGCGTCGTGCAGGAGGAGGTCTTCGGGCCGGTCCTCACCGTGCAGCCCTTCGACTCCGAGGACGAGGCCGTCGAGCTGGCCAACTCCACGCCGTACGGCCTCGCCTCCGGCATCCAGACCACGGATCTCGCCCGTGCCCACCGCGTCGCCGACCGCCTCCAGGCCGGCATCGTCTGGGTCAACGACTGGCCGATGCTCGACCCGGCCGTGCCCTTCGGCGGTGTGAAGGCCTCCGGCTTCGGCCGCGAGTACGGTCCCGAGGCCCTGGAGTCCTACACCCAGGTCAAGTCCGTCGTCGTCTCGCTCGACTGA
- a CDS encoding DUF1304 domain-containing protein, whose translation MEILANVLVALVAVLHAYILVMEMFLWQKKPGMNFHGLDAEMAKRTAAMAANQGLYNGFLAAGLVWGLIAGDPTGYRVQIFFLACVIVAGVYGAATANRRILVAQALPGALALAAVLVAG comes from the coding sequence ATGGAGATCCTGGCGAACGTGCTGGTCGCGCTGGTGGCCGTGCTGCACGCGTACATCCTGGTGATGGAGATGTTCCTGTGGCAGAAGAAGCCGGGGATGAACTTCCATGGCCTGGACGCGGAGATGGCGAAGCGGACGGCGGCGATGGCCGCCAACCAGGGGCTCTACAACGGCTTCCTCGCCGCCGGTCTGGTGTGGGGCCTGATCGCCGGTGACCCGACCGGATACCGGGTCCAGATCTTCTTCCTGGCCTGCGTGATCGTCGCCGGTGTGTACGGCGCCGCCACCGCCAACCGCCGCATCCTCGTCGCCCAGGCGCTCCCCGGCGCGCTCGCCCTGGCCGCCGTCCTCGTCGCGGGATGA